The following nucleotide sequence is from Thermodesulfobacteriota bacterium.
TATGATTATTTTGTCTTATCTCTCTGCCATAGTCTGCACGAGATTTGGGATATTGATTTACTCTGGTCTGTCTATCATAGCCATTGGGAAGAGATGATTTATTGTATCTGTTAGGCTTTTTGGATTGTCTATCAATTTTTGGTCTGTAAACATTGTAGGATTTATCTTTTGCATAATTTAAATTCTTTTTCCCTCTAACAGTTATAAGGTCTTTATCCACTATTTTATGTCTATCCAGTTTTTTGTTTAAGTGTCTTTCAACCTTCTGCCTATTAGGACCATGATTAATCACTTTATTATCATAGCGCTTTATGTTTGTAACATGTCTTGAATTTCTTACTACAATAAGATCTTGAGGACGAAGGGCTTCTTTGCCGGCGTGTTTGTGATCTCCAAACTTATGATATGGCATATAAACGCAGTGTCTTGCAGGTGGTTTGTAGTGACCGTAATCGTGGTAGTAATCGTGATAATATTTATGTTTTTTATAGCGGTGCTTGTGATAGCGGTAGGGTTTGTAGTAAGACTTATATGAATTAAAGACGAATCCAATTTCAACGAAAAAACCTCTATCTGGCGGAAGGGGTGCCCAGCCTATATAATCAGGGCTTTCATGCCAGCTAACCCATGCTGGTGCCCATGT
It contains:
- a CDS encoding DUF6600 domain-containing protein, which gives rise to SDQGWLWISYEPWGWATYHYGRWVFDDYAGWVWIPGTTWAPAWVSWHESPDYIGWAPLPPDRGFFVEIGFVFNSYKSYYKPYRYHKHRYKKHKYYHDYYHDYGHYKPPARHCVYMPYHKFGDHKHAGKEALRPQDLIVVRNSRHVTNIKRYDNKVINHGPNRQKVERHLNKKLDRHKIVDKDLITVRGKKNLNYAKDKSYNVYRPKIDRQSKKPNRYNKSSLPNGYDRQTRVNQYPKSRADYGREIRQNNHNNRYKNKNRPQSGFRPEDAITTKKVQKNKVHNQKRNQLQNQNGRHKIDNRSDKRYKAKYEQKTRSSMNSSYKAKSKSNKKTYSSKQTRSYNKSRNYQQRTYNKPPRNIPTSRQNRFSHR